One Terriglobia bacterium genomic window, AACGGCGACGAAATTTACGGCGACGTGATCTCCTCCAGCGTTGATCCGCGGCTTACGTTCATCAAATTCATTGAAGAGAGCCTGCTTCCGGGCGAATTTCTAGAAGACATCCGGCGTTACAAATTTCGCGGGTCGTCGGGGAAAGTGAACATCGCGCTGGACGCGCTGCCGGACTTCAAGTGTCTTCCCGGCCCGGGCGCGCATCTGCGCGGCGCGATTTCCGTTTCGCCCAGCGTGGAATACATGGAACGCGCGTACGACGACGCCAAGTACGGCAACTTTTCGCGGCGTCCTTACATAGATATGGTGATCCCGTCGCTCACGGACCCGTCGGTGGCGCCGCCGGGCAAGCACGTGATGTCCTGTTTTGTGCAGTACGCGCCGTACAAGCTGCGCCCGGGCCTCGACTGGGACGAGCAGCGCGAAGCCTTTGGCAACAACGTGATTGATACCATCGCCGAGTACGCACCGAATATCAAGAACATCATCCTGAACACACAGGTGCTAACGCCGCTGGACCTGGAGCGCGACTTCGGCCTGAGCGAAGGCAACATCTTCCAGGGCGAGCTCTCGCTGGAGCAGCTTTTCTTCCTGCGTCCCGTGCCAGGCTACGCGCAGTTCCGCACACCCATCAAGAACCTTTATATGTGCGGATCCGCCACGCATCCCGGCGGCGGCATCATGGGCGCTCCCGGACGGCTGGCCGCGCTGGAGATCCTAAAAGACGTTGGCGGCAAAGACGTGAAGATAAACGCCGTGAAAGGTGCCAGCTAGTCTTCAATCTATGGCCATGACTCGCGATGTCATCATTGTCGGCGGCGGCCACAACGGCCTGGTGACTGCTTTTTATCTGGCCAAAGCCGGGTTCAATCCACTGGTGCTGGAACGCCGCGCGCAAACCGGCGGCGCGGCCATCACGGAAGAATTTCATCCCGGCTTCCGCTGCTCCACGCTGGCCCACGCGGCTGGCCCGTTGTTGCCGGAAGTGTTGCGCGACATGCAACTGGAGCGGCACGGCCTGAAGCTGATCACGCCCGACGTCGGCGTGACTGCGCTGCATCCCGACGGCCGCGCGCTGGCCCTCTACAACGACATCAAACGCGCCGCAGAGGAGATTGGAAAGTTCTCCGCGAGAGACGCAGCCAAGTATCCGGAGTTTCAGGAGTCGTTGCGAAAGATCGGCAGCGTGATTGGCCAGGCGCTGAAGCTTACGCCGCCCAACATTGACGATCCCAGCCGCACCGACCTGTGGGCGATGCTCACCACCGGACGCGCCCTGCGCAAACTGGGCAAGCGCGACATGTATCGCGTGCTGCGCTGGGGGCCGATGGCCGTGGCCGACCTGGTGGCCGAATACTTCGAGACCGAGCTTTTGCGCGCCACCGTGGCCGCGCGCGGAATCTTTGGCACGGCGATGGGACCATGGTCGGCGGGAAGCAGCCTGGTATTGCTGATCCGTGCGGCGGGCGATTCGCATCCCGCAGGCGCTGCCAGCTTTGCCGCAGGCGGCATGGGCGCGGTAACGCAAGCCATGACCGCAGCCGCAAAGGAAGCCGGAGCGGAAATTCGCACCGGCGCGGAAGTGAAAGAGGTCCGCGTAAAAGATGGCGCAGCCACCAGCGTTATGCTGGCCGATGGCGAAGAGATCATCGCCAAGGCAATCATCTCCAACGCTGATCCGCGGCGCACGCTGCTCAAGCTGGTGGACCCGACTCATCTGACGCCCGACTTTGTGATGAAGCTGCAGAACGTACGCATGGCGGGGACCGTGGCCAAAGTTAACTTGGCGCTCTCCTCGCTGCCTAAGTTCACTGCTTTGGCGAATGCGAACAACGACGATGCCCTCCGCGGCCGCATACACATTGGCCCGGAGATTGATTACCTGGAGCGCGCGTTTGACGAATCCAAATACGGCGACTTCTCGCGGCATCCTTATTTGGAAGTGGCGCTTCCCTCACTTACGGATTCGTCGCTGGCGCCCGCGGGCCAGCATGTGATGTCGCTCTACGTGCAGTACGCTCCTTACAAGCTCAAAGGCGCAGATTGGAACCAGCAGCGCACGGCGCTGGGCGAAACGGTGATCAAGAAGCTGGCGGAGTATGCACCCAATGTGAGTTCAGCCATCGTCGGCCAGCAGGTGATCACGCCTAAGGACCTGGAAGAAACCTATGGTCTCACCGGCGGACACATCTTCCATGGCGAACTGGCGTTGGACCAGTTCTTCACCATGCGTCCGCTGCTGGACTGGGCGCAGTATCGCACGCCGATCAAAAACCTGTATTTATGCGGCTCGGGGACACATCCCGGCGCGGGATTAACGGGCGGCTCGGGCATGAATGCGGCGAGAGAGATTGTAAAGGAGTTACGGAAATAAAATCGTCATGGCAGATTGCCAAAATTGCCATAATCGCCGGAATTGCCAAAATTGAAATAAAATCGAACCATCAGAGTTCGTTGGTTTTCATTTGTCAATTTTGGTAATCCAGTCACTGATCACCCGATCTCTTGAGGGTTCCTGATGTCTTCTTACTCCAACACGCGTCCTGAAGTCTCCGTCTCTGAAGCGATGACGCTGCCGCAGCGCTATTACACAGAACCTGAGTGGTTCCAGCGCGAGATGGAGGCCATCCACTTTGACATGTGGCTGTGCGCGGGACGCGTGGGCCAGATCGCGAATGCCGGCGACTACTTTGTCCGCAATATCGCCAACGCCAGTGTGATTGTTGTCCGCGACGAGCAGAGCGGTGTGCGGGCGTTCCACAATGTATGCCGCCATCGCGGCACGCTGCTGTGTTCCGAACATGAAGGCAAGTTTGCCGGACGGATCCAATGCCAGTATCACGCATGGACGTACAAGCTGGACGGCACGCTGGCCAACGCCCCGCACATGGAGAAAGCTCAGGGCTTCCGCGAGGCTGATTATCCGTTGAATTCGGTGGCCGCAGAGATCTGGGACGGCCACATCTTCATCAACCTTGCCGCGCGGCCTATGCCCTTCGCGGAACATCTTGCGGGGCTCGGCAAAAAGTTCCGCCCGTGGCGCATGGAAGAACTGCAGCTGGTCGAACGGCGCGTGTACCAGCTCAAAGCCAATTGGAAGCTGATCATCCAGAATTATTCCGAGTGCCTGCACTGCCCCATTGTTCATCCGCTGCTGAACAAGCAGTCGCACTACATGAGCGGGGACAACGAGCCGCCGCAGCCGACGTATCTCGGCGGGCGCATGGACCTGCGGGAAGGCGTGAAGACCCTGACCATGGACGGAACGACGAGCCGCTGTTCGCTGCCGAGCCTCAGCAGCAGCGACCAGCGCCACGTCTACTACTACTGCCTGTTGCCCAACTTCTTTCTCAACCTGCATCCCGACTACATGCTGACGTTCACCATGTGGCCCAAGGCCGTGGACCAGACGGAGATCATCTGCGAGTGGCACTTCCATCCTGACGAAATCAAGAAACCCGATTTCAATCCGTGGGACGCCATCGAGTTCTGGGACATCACCAACAGGCAGGACTGGGCGCTTTCCGACATGGCGCAGCAAGGCATCAGTTCCAAGGGCTATCAGCCAGGGCCGTACTCCAATCGCGAGGAGCTGTTGGTTGCGCTGGACCGGTTTGTGCTGGAACGCGTCAATCGCCAGAGAGCGATTGAGTAACGCGGCCGAGATCAGGCCTGAACCCATCGCAGCAACGTTCGGCACTGCGCGAGCGGCACGAAGGAGCCCAGGGCAGAAATGCATAAAGAACTGGTCAGTGCGTTGCGCACCGCAGCCGCCAAACTCAACGTCGGCGCCGCTACGCCGCTAACGGACGGCCCCTGCGACGACAGCAAAGAACTGGCCAGCTACATTGCCGCTGCCGCGGAGCAAATCGAAAAAGGGAATTTGGAATTCTGGCCCGAACTCCAGCGTATCTTCGCGCCCACCAGCGCCTGGGACGACGCTGGCGGCGCAGCCACGCTCGGCAACCAAATCTTCGCGATGCTGCAAGAGAGTTCTGCCGCGTCACAGACTGGATCGCGCACAGAGCATGCGGCTGGAGAGCAACCACGGCCGCGGTGGAACGTGGATCGCGACCGCCTCAGACTCGCCGTCGAAGGAGACACTGACGGTCTGCGCGTGCCGCTTCCCTTCTTTGATCGGGCGCAGTTCCAGCGGTTTGTCGCCGACCTGGAAGACACGCTTCTCTCGGAAGGAATTAGCGACGCCGCCGTCATGCAGATTGGCCCAGGCACCACGGGCTGGAGCGGCAACCCGCAGCGTTACTTCGATTACATGGAGCGCGGCGGCACCGACAAAGGATGGTTCGAGTACGGCGCGTGGAAACCTGGCACAGACACCGACTTTGTCATCTTCAGCGACCATGCGCTCGTTCAGGCCATGGAAGTCATGGAACACAACCCGCAGGTTGACAGAACGCACCAGCTATTCAACAACGGCGAGGCCCCGACGCAAGCCAACAAAGCAGGCAGACCGGGATTTGCCAATGCTCCTCTCGGCGCCAAGCTCCTGCAGTTGGCCTTGCGCTGGAACCAGGAGATTTACGGAACTCCCAATCCCCCGGCCGGAGGCTTCGATTTCAAACTCAACTTGGATATAGACCTCACGACGCACTCGCCGGCCTTGGCCGTGTATCGCGGACCGGAGTGCGCCGCGCGCGAGCAACGCAGAACGGCCGACCGCAAATGATCGCGCTGGAAAGAACGACAATGGACTTCCGTTTCGAAAGCGATCTCCCGCTCGCCGGCATGAAGCGCGCCCTCAGCGTTCCCGGCAGGCATGAGTGGATTTTCGGCGACTCGGAGTGGCACGGCGATTATCTGGGAGGCAGCATCACTGCGGAAGCAGTGGCGCGCATCTATCCGACGAAGAGGCAGACGCTCTTCCACGTTAGTCTGCGCTTTGTCACCGGCACCGGCGAGCCGCATGCCGAAGCCAAGCTGCGCGAAGCAGAACGAGCATTGCTCGACCAGGTCCTTCCCGCGATTCAGGCGCGCAATGCCCAGCCGGCCGAGCCTCTGGGATGAATGGTTGGCTGACAGGTTCAGAACTTCGCCAAACTCTCCATCGCCTTATACATATCCTCTGATTGCGGCAGGATCACGTCTTCCAGAATCGGCTGGTAGGCGACGAACGTATCCGTCGCGGCCACGCGGCGAACCGGCGCGTCCAGGTCTTCAAACAGTTCGTCGGCGATGCGGGCAGCGATCTCCGCTCCGTAGCCCCAGCTCAGCATGTCTTCATGGGCCACAATCACGCGGCTGGTCTTGCGGACGGACGTGGCAATCGCCTCCCAGTCGTAAGGGCTCAGAGTGCGCAGGTCAATCAGCTCCACGCTCACGTTCTGCTCGCGTTCGATCTTCTGCGCCGCCTGCAGCGCGCGGGGAACCGTAGCGCCGTAGGTAATCACCGTGAGGTCTGTGCCTTCTTTGACGGTCTTGGCTTTGCCGAACGGAACCATGTAGTCGGCGCCGGGATAGGGCGAGCGGCCAAAGGTTTCGCGGTAGAGACGCTTGTGCTCCAGGAACAGCACGGGATCGTCACAGCGAATCGCGGTGCGCAGCAGGCCGTTGGCATCCAGCGCGTTCGACGGGAAGCAGACGCGAATTCCCGGCGTGTGTGTGAAAATGCTCTCGCCGCATTGCGAGTGATAAATAGCGCCGCCCGTGAGATAACCGCCAATGGCCACGCGGACCACCGCCGGGCAGGAAAAGTTTCCGTTGGAGCGCCAGCGGATTAGCGGCATTTCATTGCGCAATTGGTGCATCGCGGGCCAAATGTAATCAAAGAACTGGATTTCAACGACCGGCTTGAGCCCGCGCGTCCCCAGGCCAATGGCCCGGCCCACAATGTTGGCCTCCGCCAGCGGCGAGTTGAATACGCGATCGCCGCCAAACTCGGTTTGCAGTCCCGCGGTCAGCTTGAAGACGCCGCCCTTGCCTTTGACCTGTTTCTGCTTGAGATACTCTTCGCGGCTGCAGTCGGCGATATCTTCGCCAAACAGGACAATACGTTCGTCGCGCCGCATTTCATCTTTCAAACAGGCGTTGATCAGGTCAGCCATGGTCTTTTCCGCGCCCTCCAGCTTTGGCTCGGACGCCATGGTGCTCGGATCAAGGTCTTCGGAGTACACATGCCGGTAAATGGAGTCGGTCGCCGGGAAGGCGGCATGCTCGGCGCGTTCGGACGCCGCGGCAACTTCGTCTTCCACGGATTTTTCCAGCTTATTGATGCCGGCTTCATCCAAAATATTTTCCCGCACCAGAAAGAGCTGCATGCGGGTGATGGGATCGCGCTTGGCGTCTTTGTCGCGCTCGGATTCAGGGCGATACTGCCGCTCGTCGTCTGACAGCGAATGCGAATACGGACGGATCACGTGCCCGTGCACCAGCGCCGGCCCTTTACCCGAGCGGCAATAATCCGCGGCGCGCTTGCACGCGGCGTAAGCGACGATGGGATCAGTGCCGTCACACTCTTCGACCAAAAGATTTGGCAGATTGCGCACCAGGTGGGA contains:
- a CDS encoding NAD(P)/FAD-dependent oxidoreductase; this translates as MAMTRDVIIVGGGHNGLVTAFYLAKAGFNPLVLERRAQTGGAAITEEFHPGFRCSTLAHAAGPLLPEVLRDMQLERHGLKLITPDVGVTALHPDGRALALYNDIKRAAEEIGKFSARDAAKYPEFQESLRKIGSVIGQALKLTPPNIDDPSRTDLWAMLTTGRALRKLGKRDMYRVLRWGPMAVADLVAEYFETELLRATVAARGIFGTAMGPWSAGSSLVLLIRAAGDSHPAGAASFAAGGMGAVTQAMTAAAKEAGAEIRTGAEVKEVRVKDGAATSVMLADGEEIIAKAIISNADPRRTLLKLVDPTHLTPDFVMKLQNVRMAGTVAKVNLALSSLPKFTALANANNDDALRGRIHIGPEIDYLERAFDESKYGDFSRHPYLEVALPSLTDSSLAPAGQHVMSLYVQYAPYKLKGADWNQQRTALGETVIKKLAEYAPNVSSAIVGQQVITPKDLEETYGLTGGHIFHGELALDQFFTMRPLLDWAQYRTPIKNLYLCGSGTHPGAGLTGGSGMNAAREIVKELRK
- a CDS encoding aromatic ring-hydroxylating dioxygenase subunit alpha, with product MSSYSNTRPEVSVSEAMTLPQRYYTEPEWFQREMEAIHFDMWLCAGRVGQIANAGDYFVRNIANASVIVVRDEQSGVRAFHNVCRHRGTLLCSEHEGKFAGRIQCQYHAWTYKLDGTLANAPHMEKAQGFREADYPLNSVAAEIWDGHIFINLAARPMPFAEHLAGLGKKFRPWRMEELQLVERRVYQLKANWKLIIQNYSECLHCPIVHPLLNKQSHYMSGDNEPPQPTYLGGRMDLREGVKTLTMDGTTSRCSLPSLSSSDQRHVYYYCLLPNFFLNLHPDYMLTFTMWPKAVDQTEIICEWHFHPDEIKKPDFNPWDAIEFWDITNRQDWALSDMAQQGISSKGYQPGPYSNREELLVALDRFVLERVNRQRAIE
- a CDS encoding dehydrogenase codes for the protein MALTKAETKADTKKHASAVAEAPAAAGKTPEKKTEKTYEGLTRQQLVEIYRVMYLSRKLDDREILLKRQQKIFFQISGAGHEALNVASAMAMKPAYDWFYPYYRDRALCLALGVTPYEMLAQAVGAADDPASGGRQMPSHWGNKKLNIVTQSSPTGTQFLQSVGCAEAGRYFSKHPEIAEKKAGDYRQFKDVMFHGDEMVYCSAGDGTTSEGEFWEALNSACNLKLPVMFVIEDNGYAISVPVEVQTAGGNISHLVRNLPNLLVEECDGTDPIVAYAACKRAADYCRSGKGPALVHGHVIRPYSHSLSDDERQYRPESERDKDAKRDPITRMQLFLVRENILDEAGINKLEKSVEDEVAAASERAEHAAFPATDSIYRHVYSEDLDPSTMASEPKLEGAEKTMADLINACLKDEMRRDERIVLFGEDIADCSREEYLKQKQVKGKGGVFKLTAGLQTEFGGDRVFNSPLAEANIVGRAIGLGTRGLKPVVEIQFFDYIWPAMHQLRNEMPLIRWRSNGNFSCPAVVRVAIGGYLTGGAIYHSQCGESIFTHTPGIRVCFPSNALDANGLLRTAIRCDDPVLFLEHKRLYRETFGRSPYPGADYMVPFGKAKTVKEGTDLTVITYGATVPRALQAAQKIEREQNVSVELIDLRTLSPYDWEAIATSVRKTSRVIVAHEDMLSWGYGAEIAARIADELFEDLDAPVRRVAATDTFVAYQPILEDVILPQSEDMYKAMESLAKF